The DNA sequence TCCTCGATCTCGGAGCCGGCAGTTCCGACGCCTCTTTCATGAAGTACGACGGATCGGTCGAGCTGATCCATCTGGCAGGCGCGGGAAACATGGTCAACACCGTCATATGCAGCGAGTTGGGGATCGAAGATCCCGAGCTGGCCGAGTCGATAAAGAGATATCCGCTGTGTAAGGTGGAAAGCGCCTATCACGTCAGGCAGGAGGACGGCACGGTCCGCTTTTTCGATAGACCTCTTGCTCCTGACCTTTTCGGGAGAGTCGCTCTGGCTATATCGGACGATATCCTACAGCCCATTCCTCTCAGAGTCTCCATGGAAAAGGTGCGGATGGCCAGGAGAAAGGCCAAGAAAGAGGTCTTCGTGACCAATGCCTTGAGGGCGTTGGAGCATGTGGCTCCCGCCGGGAACGTAAGGATGATAGATCACGTGGTCCTGGTGGGTGGATCGGCCAAGGATTTCGAGATCCCCACCATGATAACCGATGCCCTGGCCCGATATGGAGTGGTCTCAGGTAGAGGTAACGTTCGAGGTTCGGAAGGTCCGAGAAACGCCGTCGCCACCGGACTGGTTCTCTCATATGGAGGTACGTCATGACGTCCTGTTTGAGGATAGACGAGGACGACAGGCCTGCGATCCACCTTTACGTGTCTCCCGAGACGGAGGATTCTGCCGTCTCTCTGGTGGCGGCCGGAGCGGAAGAGGAGGGAATACCCCTCCGTTGGATATTCGGAAAAGGATCGGCCTCGGATCTAGCCAAAGAGGGCAGTTTGTCATCTCCCCTTCAGGTAGGAGCGGGGCTGGATTCTCAGGGAATAGCGGTGACCTTCGCCACCTACAGAGAGCGGGGAGCTTATCTGGAGGAGAGTTTCGAGGAGTTCGATAGGTCGCTGCTACTTCGATGGCTTGGGCAGGCCGCGGCTAGATTCGTGAAAAAAGAGCCTCTGCCGGAGTGGAGATGCAGGTCGAACCAGGAATCGGACCGATCCGGCGAGGATGGAATTGAAGCCATTGTGGCTCAGGTATTGAAGAGCCTTAAGAGGACGGAGGCGATGCACCGATGAACGAACCTAGAACGGCCATGGGTTTTATCGAGACCGTCGGTCTCGTTGCGGCCATCGCTGCGGCCGACGGGGCCCTTAAGAGCGCCAATGTGAAATTAATCGGCAGAGAGAATTCCAGAGGAGACGGTATGGTCACGGTAAAGATCGCTGGAGACGTCGGAGCGGTCAAGGCGGCCATATCGGCAGCGAAGGCTGCGGTAAAGCCCTTCGGAACTGTGGTGTCCGCTCAGGTGATCCCTCGTCCCGCTGTCGGGTTCGGGCCGGTGATGGCCTATAACGACGATACCGAATCGGCGGCGGACTGGCTCTTTGAGGCGGCTCCCGGTGAAACTACCGGAAAGGTCGTGACGGTCGAGGGAACTCCCTCTATAGGGAAAAAAGACCGATGGGAGGCGGACATGGAAAACGTCTCTCAAGGAAGGACGAAAGGACGCAGAAAGGCGAGTACCCGTAAGAGGTCGAGCTCGTCCAAAGAAGTATCCGAGGAAAAACAATCGAGTAAATCCGGCGGAAGAAGGCGCAGGAAAACCTCTCCCAACAAGGGGACTGCGAAGACCGACGTACCCGATTCTATCGAAGATGGAACGGAAGAAAAGAAGGTCGAGATAAAAAAAGTCGAGGGATCGCCAGAGATGAAGACTAATTCTGATTCTGAGAAGAAATCCAAGACGGAAGTCGGTAAGCCTCGTAAAACGGAGAGCGAGAAAATCCAGGAGAAACCCTCCGACGATGCCTCCGGGCCCGTCGAAGGATAAGTTTGAAAACGGGAGGAATCGTTATGGGACAGGAAGCATTGGGATTGATCGAGACTAGAGGGCTCGTAGCAGCTATAGAGGGAGCGGACGCGATGGTCAAGGCAGCCAACGTCGCACTAATAGGCCAGAGGCTCAGCGGAGCCGGATTGGTGACCGTAATGGTACGAGGCGATGTAGGAGCGGTAAAAGCCGCGGTGGATGCCGGATGTGCTGCAGCGAGCAGAATCGGAGAGGTCGTCTCCACTCACGTTATCCCTAGGCCCCACATGGATACGGAGAAGATCCTTCCAGTCGGAGGAGTAGATACCCTCTCCGCATCGAACGACTAGGCGGTGATGTGCGATGGCGATTTCGAAAGATCTGGTGGACAAAATAGTGAGCGAGATCCTCCAGAGCTTGCCCGAGTCGCGTGTCGAGCACGATCTGGCTCTCGTAGTGGCCGGGGTCAGCAATCGCCACGTTCATCTTTCTCGGAAGGACGGCGATAGACTTTTCGGTTCCGGCCACGAGCTTACGCCCATAAAGGATCTACGTCAGCCCGGACAGTTCGCCTGCAAGGAGACGGTTACCCTGGGCACTTCAGGAGGGGTTTTGGAATCGGTGCGTGTCCTTGGCCCCTACCGTAAGGCTACCCAGGTGGAGATCTCTGCGTCCGATGCCAGACGGCTCAGGATAAAGGCCCCCTTGGTAAAAAGCGGTGCCGACCTTCCCTGTGATCCCGTAACGCTAATTGGCCCCGCCGGTTCCATTACGGTCGAAGGAGGGGTGGGCATAGCCTGGAGACATCTGCATCTCACTCCTCTCAGAGCGGCGGAACTATCCCTGAAGGATGGGCAGGAAGTGTCGGTGGAGGTGCCGGGAGACAGAGGAATCGTTTTCAACCGCGTCTGGGTGAGGGTCAGCGATTCTATGGAGGTAGAGTTTCACGTGGATGTGGACGAAGCTAATTCCTGCGGTCTTTCCACCGGCGATATGGTCAGGGTGCTCGGATCATGACCTCTTGGCTTACCCCCGAACTCTCTCTTTGCGGACAGGTCTTTCGAGAAGGGACGGCAGAAGGAGAAAACCCCGGAAATATCTGTCTCGGCTTCGATCTGGGGACCACCAACATGGTATTGGTGGCCTTGGACGAGGAAGGCTTTCCGATAGGAGCGGTTATGGAGCCCTCTAAAGCCTCCGTCAGAGACGGAGTCGTGGTCGATTATCTCGAGGCGATCAGAGGAATGAAGGTCTGTCTCGACCGGCTTTCGAGGGGGATCCCCATCGACGAATCCGTTGCGGTGGGAGCCGCCGCCTATCCTCCTGGGATATCCCCTAAAACCGCCAAGGTCTGTGCCAACGTGGTGGAAGCTTTGGGATTTGAGTGTGGAGGGCTGTACGAGGAGCCCTCCGCCGCGGCAGAGGCGTTGGGCATGGCCGACGGTGTGATCGTCGACATAGGCGGAGGGACTACAGGCATATCCGTCGTGAGGGATGAAAAAGTGATCTTCTCCTCCGACGAACCTACTGGGGGTACCCATATGACACTTGTTCTGGCTGGAGCCTTGGGTGTCGATTTCGACAGGGCAGAAGAGGAAAAGAGAAAAAACAGGAACAGATATGCCCCTCTTTTGAAACCCGTACTCGAGAAGATGGCGACCATAGTCAGGGACGAACTGGAGAGATGTCCCGAGTCGGACGGACTTCCGGTAGTCCTGGTAGGGGGGGGAGCCGACATCGTCGGAGTGGAGGGCGTGATGGAACCGATAATAGGCCGTCCCGTATCCATGGCCCCCGAAAGTCTTTTGGTTACGCCGCTGGGGATCGCTCGTTCTCTTTGGAGGGACCGTTATGGATCTAAATAAAACGGTCGACATGGTACTGAAGAAGCTGTCGATTCCCAGAATAGGGGTCCTGTGGCATTCCAGATCCCGCTGGGAGGGCGATTGTGGCTTTGTGGACTGGGTCCATTATGTCGACGGAGGCCCGGGTCCTGCCGATCCTTGGTACGACCTGAATTCAATGGACAGACCGGAAAACGAGGGGTATTCCCTCGACGGCCTAATGGTCCTATCAGCTCCCCCCTCTCTTTTGAGGGAGTTGGTGACCTTTCCCGAGACCTCCGGTGGGAGGCTCATAGCCGGATGTCTGGGAAGAAATCTGCCGGTGGTGCTGGACGTCTCCTCTCTCAGGGGATGGAGCGCCTGGCAGGGCCCAATGGGAGAGAGGCTGGCGAGGGCCATGTCAGATTTGACTTTTTTGGGATGCTCTCTTGTCGGCTGGGGAACCGACTCGGTGAAAGACTCCGGTCTTACGGATAAAAGGGACGAGGGAGTCGCCTTGTCAGATCCCGGCTGGTACAGCTGGTCCGAGATAGCTTCGTCGGTGAGGCCTGGAGCGGTTTTGCATTTGGGGAGTGGCGTAAAACTTACCGATCAGGCCAAGGATAGGCTGTCTGCCATAGGCGTGACCCTGGAGGTGAGCCGACGTTGTTGAGCTACGAGCTTATAGTCAAGCCGTCAGATACGGCCAAGAGGATGATGTTAAGACGGGTCCCGTCCAGCGAGAAGAAAAGGATAGAGGCGGCTCGCTGGGGTGCTGTACTGCTTTTACAGGGACAGGTCGCAGAGCTCGTCGCTGCGGTGGACGACGGGGTCAAGAGGGCCCCAGTAGAGGCGGTGGAGATTTTGGGTAACTGTCCGCAACACATACAGACCGTCGCCCTTATCGGAGGGGTCTCCGAGTGTCGTGCGTCCCTCGACGGACTGAAGGAAGGGGGACGACTGAAATGAAATTGGGCAGGGTCGTAGGCAACGTGGTAGCTACCAGAAAAGACGATCGACTTATCGGACATAAACTGCTGATAGTTCGTCTCCTCTCCCCCAAGGGGGACGGCGATCTAGGTCCTTCCGTCAAGGGAGAAAACTTTATGGTCGCGGTCGATATGGTCGGTGCTGGCATAGGAGAGGATGTAATAGTCTGTTCCGGCAGCTCTGCCGCTAAATCCTCCGGCGTTCCGGATGCCCCTATCGACGGCGCTATAGTCGGTATCGTCGATTCTGCCGACGTGGACCCAAGAGAGGTCGGTTAGGTAGATGGGCAGACTCTACACTGGAGGAGGGGACGGAGGCACTACGTCCTTATTGGACGGGACCAGGGTTCAAAAAGACGACCCCCGAATAGATCTCAACGGAACCCTCGATGAAGCTCAGGCAGCCATAGGAATGGCCAGGAGCATGGCTCCCGGGAGGTTCTTATCCGATATGGAGGAGCTGGAACACACCCTTTTCCTCCTGATGGCCTACGTGGCTCGAGGAGATAGGGACATACCGTCGCCATCGGCCGATCTGTTTGAGAAAAAAATAGACGGACTCGAGAGCCTTTGGCCTCACGATAGATCTTTCGTCCGGCCGGGAAAGTCCCCTTCCGGTGCAGCGCTTCATCTGGCCCGCACCATAACCAGAAGAGCGGAGAGAGAGGCCCTGCCGCTGTTTCGTCGTCACCTGATCGACGAGGACTCGTACAGGCTGATAAACCGCCTGTCTGATTACATATTCGCTTTGGCCGTGGCATGCGACGAGGAATCCGTGGTCGAAGAGATCACCCGAAAGGTAATAAAGGAGTTGATAAGGATGTCCTGCAAAGAAGGCGAAGGTCGTCTCTCTCTAAAGACGGCTCTCGATCTTGTGTCAGCCGCGGAGGAGAAGGCGTCGCAGATTTCGGTTCCTATGGCTATCACCGTTTCGGACGAAAAGGGCCCTTTGGTCTTCAATAGGATGGACGGAGTTTTGCCGGTGAGCGTGGGATTAAGCGGCAAAAAGGCCAAGACTGCCCTGGGACTCCGTAAAACCACATCCGAGGTCTACGATCTGGTCCAGCCGGGAGCTCCGCTTTACGGTCTACAGTCCGATCCCGATCTGTGTTGTTTCGGCGGCGGTATCCCTTTGACCGATAAAGAGGGCAAGGTCGTCGGAGCCGTAGGGGTCAGCGGTGGATCCGTGGAAGAGGATATCGAGGTAGCGGAGGCTGCGGTGTCCCTTTGGAAAGAAAAGGAGGTTCGATGAAGCCGATGGATGAGAGGATGCTTCATGAACTCGTCTCTGCTGTAGTGAAAAGGATATCCTCCGAGGATGTCGTCAATGACGGCGGATTCTCTCCGGCCTTCGAGAAAGTAGACGATGCCGTCGAGATTTCCGTGAAGGCGCAGAGAAAGTGGCAGTTCGAATATTCACTGGACAAGAAGAAATTCATCATAGACTCTCTCAAAGCGGATCTTCTCCCTCAGGTGGAGGCTTTTTCGTCTCTGGCCTTGAAGGATACGGGCATGGGGAACCTGAAGGACAAGATAATGAAGAACCGTCTCGCCATAGAGAAGACCCCCGGCCCCGAGTTCATCCGTACCTCCTGCACCACCGGGGACGAAGGTCTGGTGCTGGAGGAGCACGCTCCATTCGGTGTGATCGCTTCGATAACTCCGTCCACCAATCCGACCGCCTCGGTCATAAATAACACTATCTGTATGCTC is a window from the Dethiosulfovibrio russensis genome containing:
- a CDS encoding glycerol dehydratase reactivase beta/small subunit family protein; the encoded protein is MTSCLRIDEDDRPAIHLYVSPETEDSAVSLVAAGAEEEGIPLRWIFGKGSASDLAKEGSLSSPLQVGAGLDSQGIAVTFATYRERGAYLEESFEEFDRSLLLRWLGQAAARFVKKEPLPEWRCRSNQESDRSGEDGIEAIVAQVLKSLKRTEAMHR
- a CDS encoding BMC domain-containing protein: MNEPRTAMGFIETVGLVAAIAAADGALKSANVKLIGRENSRGDGMVTVKIAGDVGAVKAAISAAKAAVKPFGTVVSAQVIPRPAVGFGPVMAYNDDTESAADWLFEAAPGETTGKVVTVEGTPSIGKKDRWEADMENVSQGRTKGRRKASTRKRSSSSKEVSEEKQSSKSGGRRRRKTSPNKGTAKTDVPDSIEDGTEEKKVEIKKVEGSPEMKTNSDSEKKSKTEVGKPRKTESEKIQEKPSDDASGPVEG
- a CDS encoding BMC domain-containing protein — encoded protein: MGQEALGLIETRGLVAAIEGADAMVKAANVALIGQRLSGAGLVTVMVRGDVGAVKAAVDAGCAAASRIGEVVSTHVIPRPHMDTEKILPVGGVDTLSASND
- the pduL gene encoding phosphate propanoyltransferase codes for the protein MAISKDLVDKIVSEILQSLPESRVEHDLALVVAGVSNRHVHLSRKDGDRLFGSGHELTPIKDLRQPGQFACKETVTLGTSGGVLESVRVLGPYRKATQVEISASDARRLRIKAPLVKSGADLPCDPVTLIGPAGSITVEGGVGIAWRHLHLTPLRAAELSLKDGQEVSVEVPGDRGIVFNRVWVRVSDSMEVEFHVDVDEANSCGLSTGDMVRVLGS
- the eutJ gene encoding ethanolamine utilization protein EutJ gives rise to the protein MTSWLTPELSLCGQVFREGTAEGENPGNICLGFDLGTTNMVLVALDEEGFPIGAVMEPSKASVRDGVVVDYLEAIRGMKVCLDRLSRGIPIDESVAVGAAAYPPGISPKTAKVCANVVEALGFECGGLYEEPSAAAEALGMADGVIVDIGGGTTGISVVRDEKVIFSSDEPTGGTHMTLVLAGALGVDFDRAEEEKRKNRNRYAPLLKPVLEKMATIVRDELERCPESDGLPVVLVGGGADIVGVEGVMEPIIGRPVSMAPESLLVTPLGIARSLWRDRYGSK
- a CDS encoding EutN/CcmL family microcompartment protein yields the protein MKLGRVVGNVVATRKDDRLIGHKLLIVRLLSPKGDGDLGPSVKGENFMVAVDMVGAGIGEDVIVCSGSSAAKSSGVPDAPIDGAIVGIVDSADVDPREVG
- a CDS encoding cob(I)yrinic acid a,c-diamide adenosyltransferase, translated to MGRLYTGGGDGGTTSLLDGTRVQKDDPRIDLNGTLDEAQAAIGMARSMAPGRFLSDMEELEHTLFLLMAYVARGDRDIPSPSADLFEKKIDGLESLWPHDRSFVRPGKSPSGAALHLARTITRRAEREALPLFRRHLIDEDSYRLINRLSDYIFALAVACDEESVVEEITRKVIKELIRMSCKEGEGRLSLKTALDLVSAAEEKASQISVPMAITVSDEKGPLVFNRMDGVLPVSVGLSGKKAKTALGLRKTTSEVYDLVQPGAPLYGLQSDPDLCCFGGGIPLTDKEGKVVGAVGVSGGSVEEDIEVAEAAVSLWKEKEVR